A region from the Peromyscus leucopus breed LL Stock chromosome 9, UCI_PerLeu_2.1, whole genome shotgun sequence genome encodes:
- the Lats2 gene encoding serine/threonine-protein kinase LATS2 isoform X2: MRPKTFPATTYSGNSRQRLQEIREGLKQPSKSSTPGLPGAPNSDPPLDAKGLGGKDASRQQQMRATPKFGPYQKALREIRYSLLPFANESGTSATAEVNRQMLQELVNAGCDQEMAGRALKQTGSRSIEAALEYISKMGYLDPRNEQIVRVIKQTSPGKGLVPTPVTRRPSFEGPGEAFPSYHQLGAANYEGPAALEEMPRQYLDFLFPGVSTHSTPGHQHPPKGYSAAVEAGAHFPGTHYGRPHLLAEQPGYGVQRSPSFQSKTPPDAYSGLAKAQGGPPASLAFPAHAGLYTTAHHKPAAVAPGAHPLHVLGARGPTFSGDSPPQAVLAPSRNSLNAADLYELGSPVSWSAAPLARRDSMQKQGLEATRQHVAFRAAPSRTNSFSNPQPEPSLPAPNTVTAVTAAHILHPVKSVRVLRPEPQTAVGPSHPAWVPAPTAPATEGLETKEGSPGQHPLDVDYGGSERRCPPPPYPKHLLLPSKAEQYNLDLDSLCTGVEQSLRGGAAEQERSDKSHKGAKGDKAGRDKKQIQTSPVPVRKNSRDEEKRESRIKSYSPYAFKFFMEQHVENVIKTYQQKVSRRLQLEQEMAKAGLCEAEQEQMRKILYQKESNYNRLKRAKMDKSMFVKIKTLGIGAFGEVCLACKVDTHALYAMKTLRKKDVLNRNQVAHVKAERDILAEADNEWVVKLYYSFQDKDSLYFVMDYIPGGDMMSLLIRMEVFPEHLARFYIAELTLAIESVHKMGFIHRDIKPDNILIDLDGHIKLTDFGLCTGFRWTHNSKYYQKGNHVRQDSMEPGDLWDDVSNCRCGDRLKTLEQRAQKQHQRCLAHSLVGTPNYIAPEVLLRKGYTQLWDWWSVIS, from the exons ATGAGGCCAAAGACTTTCCCTGCCACAACTTACTCTGGAAATAGCCGGCAGCGCCTGCAGGAGATCCGCGAGGGCCTGAAGCAGCCATCCAAGTCCTCCACCCCGGGGCTGCCCGGGGCACCGAACAGTGACCCTCCCCTGGATGCCAAAGGCCTGGGGGGCAAGGATGCCTCCAGGCAGCAGCAGATGAGAGCCACCCCGAAGTTTGGACCTTATCAAAAAGCGCTCAGGGAAATCCGATATTCCCTCCTGCCCTTTGCCAATGAATCGGGCACTTCAGCCACTGCGGAAGTAAACCGGCAGATGCTTCAGGAGTTGGTGAACGCGGGATGCGACCAG GAGATGGCTGGCAGAGCTCTCAAGCAGACAGGCAGTAGAAGTATTGAAGCAGCCTTGGAGTACATCAGTAAGATGGGCTACCTGGACCCCAGGAATGAGCAGATTGTGCGAGTCATCAAGCAGACCTCCCCAG GAAAGGGCCTGGTGCCCACCCCGGTGACACGGAGGCCCAGTTTCGAGGGCCCGGGGGAAGCATTCCCATCCTACCACCAGCTGGGTGCTGCAAACTATGAGGGCCCCGCCGCGCTGGAGGAGATGCCACGGCAATATTTAGACTTCCTCTTCCCTGGGGTCAGCACTCACAGCACCCCTGGTCACCAGCACCCTCCCAAAGGCTACAGCGCAGCGGTGGAGGCAGGTGCGCACTTTCCGGGCACACACTATGGTCGTCCTCACCTGCTAGCGGAGCAGCCGGGATACGGGGTGCAGCGCAGCCCCTCCTTCCAGAGCAAGACACCACCAGACGCCTACTCCGGCCTGGCCAAAGCCCAGGGCGGCCCTCCTGCCAGCCTCGCCTTCCCTGCCCACGCTGGGCTGTACACTACTGCCCACCACAAGCCGGCCGCTGTGGCACCCGGGGCCCACCCACTGCATGTGCTGGGTGCCCGGGGCCCCACGTTCTCCGGCGACAGCCCCCCACAGGCAGTGCTAGCGCCATCCAGGAACAGCCTCAACGCCGCCGACTTGTATGAGCTGGGCTCCCCAGTGTCCTGGTCGGCAGCACCACTGGCACGCCGCGACTCGATGCAGAAGCAGGGTCTAGAGGCCACCCGGCAGCACGTGGCCTTCCGGGCGGCCCCCAGCAGGACAAACTCCTTCAGCAACCCACAGCCCGAGCCCTCGCTGCCCGCCCCCAACACGGTCACCGCGGTGACAGCTGCTCACATCCTGCACCCTGTGAAGAGCGTGCGTGTGCTGCGGCCCGAGCCCCAGACAGCCGTGGGGCCCTCACACCCTGCCTGGGTGCCTGCACCCACAGCTCCTGCCACCGAGGGCCTGGAGACCAAGGAGGGCAGCCCGGGCCAGCACCCGCTGGACGTGGACTACGGTGGCTCCGAGCGCAGGTGCCCGCCGCCGCCTTACCCGAAGCACCTGCTGCTGCCCAGCAAGGCCGAGCAGTACAACCTGGACCTGGACAGCCTGTGCACCGGCGTGGAGCAGAGTCTGCGTGGGGGCGCCGCCGAGCAGGAACGGAGCGACAAGAGCCACAAGGGCGCCAAGGGAGACAAAGCTGGCAGGGACAAGAAGCAGATCCAGACCTCCCCGGTGCCGGTCCGCAAGAACAGCAGggatgaggagaagagagagtcACGCATCAAGAGCTACTCCCCGTATGCCTTCAAGTTCTTCATGGAACAACACGTGGAGAATGTCATCAAAACCTACCAGCAGAAGGTCAGCCGGAGgctgcagctggagcaggaaatgGCCAAA GCTGGACTCTGTGAGGCTGAGCAGGAGCAGATGAGGAAAATCCTCTACCAGAAGGAGTCCAACTACAACAGACTGAAGAGGGCCAAAATGGACAAGTCCATGTTTGTGAAAATCAAAACTCTGGGCATCGGTGCCTTTGGAGAAGTGTGCCTTGCCTGTAAGGTGGACACCCACGCACTATATGCCATGAAGACTCTGAGGAAGAAAGACGTCCTGAACCGCAACCAGGTGGCCCACGTCAAGGCTGAGAGGGACATCTTGGCTGAGGCAGACAATGAGTGGGTGGTCAAACTCTACTACTCCTTCCAGGACAAGGACAGCCTGTACTTTGTGATGGACTACATCCCCGGTGGGGATATGATGAGCCTGCTGATCCGGATGGAAGTCTTCCCTGAGCACCTGGCCCGATTCTACATTGCAGAGTTGACTCTGGCCATTGAGAGTGTCCACAAGATGGGCTTCATCCACAGGGACATCAAGCCTGACAACATCTTGATCGACCTGGATGGTCACATTAAGCTGACAGATTTTGGCCTCTGCACCGGATTCAGGTGGACTCACAATTCCAAGTACTACCAGAAAG GGAACCACGTCAGACAGGACAGCATGGAGCCTGGTGACCTCTGGGATGACGTCTCCAACTGTCGCTGTGGAGACAGATTGAAGACCCTGGAGCAGAGAGCGCAGAAGCAGCACCAGCGGTGCCTGGCTCACTCTCTGGTCGGGACCCCAAATTACATCGCACCCGAGGTGCTTCTCCGCAAAG